One Rosa chinensis cultivar Old Blush chromosome 3, RchiOBHm-V2, whole genome shotgun sequence DNA window includes the following coding sequences:
- the LOC112195004 gene encoding probable carboxylesterase 15 → MAMHAYATTFNNVNVPIIKLTESPPEFHSIPTTTIPLCPPSLLLYIYTLTEPSLFIDPSSYFLNHKNMGSLTHIVEDCMGVLQLFSDGSVHRCSLKDINFPFPAVNDNSVDFKDVVFDRKLNISLRVYRPKSHASPTPANLPVVFYFHGGGFCVGSRVWPNCHNCCIRLASELNALVVAPDYRLAPEHKLPAAVDDALTAVEWLQREALMSEGSGDCDAWLGGGMVDFDRVYVVGDSSGGNMAHHVAVRLGAGSVKVAPVRVRGYVLLAPFFGGVERTKSEEGPSETFLNLEILDRFWRLSLPKGETRDHPMANPFGPNSPSLEEVDLDPILVIAGGNEMLKDRVEIYSRRLKELGKKIEYVDFHGQQHGFLTNDPYSEVANEALQVIKRFMIENSN, encoded by the exons ATGGCCATGCATGCATATGCCACCACCTTCAATAATGTCAATGTCCCCATCATCAAACTTACAGAATCACCCCCAGAATTTCACTCTATTCCCACTACCACCATCCCTCTTTGTCCTCCGTCTCTACTTCTCTATATATACACCCTAACCGAACCTTCCCTCTTCATCGATCCTAGTTCTTATTTCTTAAACCATAAAAATATGGGTTCCCTCACTCACATTGTGGAAGACTGCATGGGCGTTCTCCAACTCTTTAGCGACGGTTCCGTCCATCGCTGCTCTTTGAAAGACATAAACTTCCCGTTTCCAGCCGTTAACGACAACTCCGTGGACTTCAAAGACGTCGTTTTCGACAGAAAGCTCAACATTTCCCTACGTGTGTACAGACCTAAAAGCCATGCGTCCCCGACGCCCGCAAACCTTCCCGTGGTGTTTTACTTCCACGGGGGCGGTTTCTGCGTTGGCTCGCGGGTGTGGCCCAACTGCCACAACTGCTGCATCCGCCTGGCATCTGAGCTCAACGCGCTCGTCGTGGCGCCAGACTACCGGCTCGCCCCCGAGCACAAGCTCCCGGCAGCGGTGGATGACGCGTTGACTGCGGTGGAGTGGCTGCAGAGGGAGGCTTTGATGAGTGAGGGCAGTGGTGATTGTGATGCATGGCTGGGTGGTGGTATGGTTGATTTTGACCGGGTTTATGTGGTGGGCGACTCATCAGGAGGTAATATGGCTCACCACGTGGCCGTACGGCTCGGAGCCGGGTCTGTCAAGGTGGCGCCGGTGCGGGTACGCGGATATGTGCTTTTGGCGCCATTTTTTGGTGGAGTGGAGAGGACAAAGTCGGAGGAGGGTCCGTCGGAGACGTTTTTGAATTTGGAGATACTTGACAG ATTTTGGAGGCTGTCATTGCCAAAAGGAGAAACCAGGGATCATCCAATGGCCAACCCATTTGGACCAAACAGCCCCAGCCTTGAGGAGGTGGATCTTGATCCCATCTTGGTTATTGCGGGTGGCAATGAAATGTTGAAAGATAGAGTGGAGATCTACTCGAGGAGACTGAAAGAGTTGGGAAAGAAGATTGAGTATGTGGATTTTCATGGACAACAACATGGCTTTCTCACAAATGATCCATACTCAGAAGTGGCAAATGAAGCACTACAAGTTATTAAGAGATTTATGATTGAAAACTCCAACTAA
- the LOC112192717 gene encoding D-lactate dehydrogenase [cytochrome], mitochondrial isoform X2 — translation MAMSSWFSRLRHSSKSLFNSTPPLLRSSFSTKLITTPTPTANSGSSTHPFPFWSLPIAVAAGSLALYPQSNPSLCQAPNANARTEFVVKGSHRDVPQELINELKAVCKDNMTVDYEERYNHGKPQNSFHKAVNIPDLVVFPRSEEEVCKIVKLCDKHKVPIVPYGGATSIEGHTLSPHGGVCIDMSSMKNVKALHVEDMDVIVEPGIGWMELNEYLEPYGLFFPLDPGPGATIGGMCATRCSGSLAVRYGTMRDNVISLKAVLANGEVVKTASRARKSAAGYDLTRLMIGSEGTLGVITEVTLRLQKIPQYSVVAMCNFPSIKDAADVAIATMLSGIQVSRVELLDEVQVRAINIANGKNLPETPTLMFEFIGTEAYSREQTQIVQKIVSEHNGSDFVFAEDPDTKKELWEIRKEALWACFAMEPDFEAMISDVCVPLSCLAELISRSKQELDASELVCTVIAHAGDGNFHTVILFDPNKEEHRREAERLNHFMVHAALSMEGTCTGEHGVGTGKMKYLEKELGVEALKTMKRIKVALDPNNIMNPGKLIPSHVCF, via the exons ATGGCCATGTCTTCCTGGTTCTCTCGCTTACGCCATTCCTCAAAGTCCTTGTTCAACTCTACTCCGCCTCTCCTCCGATCCTCCTTCTCCACCAAGCTCATCACAACTCCAACACCAACAGCAAACTCCGGCAGCTCAACACACCCATTTCCGTTTTGGTCTCTTCCAATCGCTGTAGCTGCTGGATCACTCGCCCTCTATCCCCAATCAAACCCCTCACTCTGCCAAGCTCCCAATGCCAATGCTCG CACCGAGTTTGTGGTCAAAGGCTCACACAGGGATGTCCCACAAGAACTTATCAATGAATTGAAGGCTGTTTGTAAG GATAACATGACAGTGGATTATGAGGAGAGGTATAACCATGGTAAGCCACAAAACAGCTTTCACAAAGCTGTCAACATTCCTGACCTGGTTGTTTTCCCGCG GTCTGAAGAGGAAGTCTGTAAGATAGTCAAGCTATGTGACAAGCACAAG GTCCCCATTGTGCCATATGGTGGAGCGACATCAATCGAGGGTCACACCTTGTCTCCCCATGGAGGTGTTTGCATTGACATGTCATCAATGAAG AATGTCAAAGCTTTACACGTTGAGGACATGGATGTCATTGTTGAACCTGGCATTGGATGGATGGAGCTTAATGAATACTTGGAGCCTTATGGTTTATTCTTTCCCCTGGATCCAG GACCTGGTGCAACAATTGGAGGAATGTGTGCTACACGTTGCTCTGGTTCGTTAGCTGTTAG GTATGGAACCATGCGTGATAATGTCATCAGTCTCAAG GCAGTTCTTGCAAATGGAGAGGTGGTGAAGACTGCATCTCGTGCTCGAAAGAGTGCAGCAGG GTATGATTTGACACGCCTGATGATTGGAAGTGAAGGAACTCTTGGTGTAATTACTGAAGTAACTCTACGACTGCAGAAAATTCCCCAATATTCAGTG GTTGCTATGTGTAATTTCCCATCAATTAAGGATGCGGCAGATGTTGCTATTGCCACTATGCTGTCTGGAATACAA GTGTCAAGGGTTGAGCTACTGGATGAAGTTCAAGTGAGGGCTATCAATATTGCTAATGGGAAGAATTTGCCAGAAACACCAACTTTGATGTTTGAGTTTATAGGCACAG AGGCCTATTCACGTGAACAAACCCAAATAGTTCAGAAGATTGTGTCTGAACACAATGGCTCAGACTTTGTTTTTGCAGAAGACCCTGATACTAAAAAGGAACTCTGGGAG ATAAGGAAGGAAGCACTCTGGGCATGCTTTGCAATGGAACCTGATTTTGAGGCGATGATTTCG GATGTTTGTGTACCTCTATCATGCCTTGCAGAATTGATATCAAGGTCCAAGCAAGAATTGGATGCATCAGAACTGGTTTG CACAGTTATTGCTCATGCTGGTGATGGGAACTTCCACACAGTGATTCTTTTCGATCCTAACAAAGAAGAACATCGACGAGAAGCAGAGAGATTGAACCATTTTATGGTTCATGCTGCCTTGTCAATGGAAG GAACATGTACCGGGGAACATGGTGTTGGCACAGGAAAAATGAAG TATCTTGAAAAAGAATTAGGAGTAGAGGCTTTGAAGACCATGAAAAGAATAAAAGTAGCATTGGATCCCAACAACATCATGAATCCTGGAAAGCTTATTCCTTCTCATGTTTGTTTCTAA
- the LOC112192717 gene encoding D-lactate dehydrogenase [cytochrome], mitochondrial isoform X1: MAMSSWFSRLRHSSKSLFNSTPPLLRSSFSTKLITTPTPTANSGSSTHPFPFWSLPIAVAAGSLALYPQSNPSLCQAPNANARTEFVVKGSHRDVPQELINELKAVCKDNMTVDYEERYNHGKPQNSFHKAVNIPDLVVFPRSEEEVCKIVKLCDKHKVPIVPYGGATSIEGHTLSPHGGVCIDMSSMKNVKALHVEDMDVIVEPGIGWMELNEYLEPYGLFFPLDPGPGATIGGMCATRCSGSLAVRYGTMRDNVISLKAVLANGEVVKTASRARKSAAGYDLTRLMIGSEGTLGVITEVTLRLQKIPQYSVVAMCNFPSIKDAADVAIATMLSGIQVSRVELLDEVQVRAINIANGKNLPETPTLMFEFIGTEAYSREQTQIVQKIVSEHNGSDFVFAEDPDTKKELWEIRKEALWACFAMEPDFEAMISDVCVPLSCLAELISRSKQELDASELVCTVIAHAGDGNFHTVILFDPNKEEHRREAERLNHFMVHAALSMEAGTCTGEHGVGTGKMKYLEKELGVEALKTMKRIKVALDPNNIMNPGKLIPSHVCF; this comes from the exons ATGGCCATGTCTTCCTGGTTCTCTCGCTTACGCCATTCCTCAAAGTCCTTGTTCAACTCTACTCCGCCTCTCCTCCGATCCTCCTTCTCCACCAAGCTCATCACAACTCCAACACCAACAGCAAACTCCGGCAGCTCAACACACCCATTTCCGTTTTGGTCTCTTCCAATCGCTGTAGCTGCTGGATCACTCGCCCTCTATCCCCAATCAAACCCCTCACTCTGCCAAGCTCCCAATGCCAATGCTCG CACCGAGTTTGTGGTCAAAGGCTCACACAGGGATGTCCCACAAGAACTTATCAATGAATTGAAGGCTGTTTGTAAG GATAACATGACAGTGGATTATGAGGAGAGGTATAACCATGGTAAGCCACAAAACAGCTTTCACAAAGCTGTCAACATTCCTGACCTGGTTGTTTTCCCGCG GTCTGAAGAGGAAGTCTGTAAGATAGTCAAGCTATGTGACAAGCACAAG GTCCCCATTGTGCCATATGGTGGAGCGACATCAATCGAGGGTCACACCTTGTCTCCCCATGGAGGTGTTTGCATTGACATGTCATCAATGAAG AATGTCAAAGCTTTACACGTTGAGGACATGGATGTCATTGTTGAACCTGGCATTGGATGGATGGAGCTTAATGAATACTTGGAGCCTTATGGTTTATTCTTTCCCCTGGATCCAG GACCTGGTGCAACAATTGGAGGAATGTGTGCTACACGTTGCTCTGGTTCGTTAGCTGTTAG GTATGGAACCATGCGTGATAATGTCATCAGTCTCAAG GCAGTTCTTGCAAATGGAGAGGTGGTGAAGACTGCATCTCGTGCTCGAAAGAGTGCAGCAGG GTATGATTTGACACGCCTGATGATTGGAAGTGAAGGAACTCTTGGTGTAATTACTGAAGTAACTCTACGACTGCAGAAAATTCCCCAATATTCAGTG GTTGCTATGTGTAATTTCCCATCAATTAAGGATGCGGCAGATGTTGCTATTGCCACTATGCTGTCTGGAATACAA GTGTCAAGGGTTGAGCTACTGGATGAAGTTCAAGTGAGGGCTATCAATATTGCTAATGGGAAGAATTTGCCAGAAACACCAACTTTGATGTTTGAGTTTATAGGCACAG AGGCCTATTCACGTGAACAAACCCAAATAGTTCAGAAGATTGTGTCTGAACACAATGGCTCAGACTTTGTTTTTGCAGAAGACCCTGATACTAAAAAGGAACTCTGGGAG ATAAGGAAGGAAGCACTCTGGGCATGCTTTGCAATGGAACCTGATTTTGAGGCGATGATTTCG GATGTTTGTGTACCTCTATCATGCCTTGCAGAATTGATATCAAGGTCCAAGCAAGAATTGGATGCATCAGAACTGGTTTG CACAGTTATTGCTCATGCTGGTGATGGGAACTTCCACACAGTGATTCTTTTCGATCCTAACAAAGAAGAACATCGACGAGAAGCAGAGAGATTGAACCATTTTATGGTTCATGCTGCCTTGTCAATGGAAG CAGGAACATGTACCGGGGAACATGGTGTTGGCACAGGAAAAATGAAG TATCTTGAAAAAGAATTAGGAGTAGAGGCTTTGAAGACCATGAAAAGAATAAAAGTAGCATTGGATCCCAACAACATCATGAATCCTGGAAAGCTTATTCCTTCTCATGTTTGTTTCTAA
- the LOC112191295 gene encoding probable E3 ubiquitin-protein ligase BAH1-like: MKFGEAFTEYLHNERERYFLEKCSHVEYKRLKKVLKTCQTCKTFHDDEAEQEEASVDPDQNQLSCQCQSCPVCDQTFFSELMKEASDIAICFNLRARHLLHLHVATGIQRYLLRFRQCFMYDQQAMVEEGRMLIEYATMNALAIRKILKKYDKVHCSENGKHFKSKLQAEHVELLQSPWLIELGAFYLNLEGSDGGELNELSSHFSCDLDATPPIMALILPDSLKMEYDLTCAICLETVFNPYALSCGHLFCKSCACSAASVFIFQGPKAADSDSKCPICRETGVYAKAVHMLELDLLLKRRCRDYWKERYTAERTDNMKQTKEFWDLQAKYALY; the protein is encoded by the exons ATGAAATTCGGAGAGGCTTTCACGGAATACCTGCATAACGAACGAGAGCGGTACTTCTTGGAGAAATGCTCGCATGTCGAGTACAAGCGCCTCAAGAAGGTCCTCAAGACTTGTCAGACTTGCAAGACATTCCATGATGATGAGGCTGAACAAGAAGAGGCGTCTGTTGATCCTGATCAAAATCAGCTGTCCTGTCAATGTCAATCTTGCCCTG TGTGTGATCAGACATTCTTCTCAGAGTTGATGAAGGAAGCTTCAGACATAGCTATATGCTTTAATTTGAGAGCCAGACATCTACTCCATCTCCATGTTGCTACTGGAATACAAAGATACTTACTGCGGTTTCGACAATGTTTCATGTATGATCAACAAGCCATGGTTGAAGAAGGGCGGATGCTGATTGAGTATGCTACAATGAACGCACTTGCTATCAGAAAAATCCTTAAGAAATATGATAAG GTACATTGCTCTGAAAATGGCAAGCATTTCAAATCCAAGTTGCAGGCTGAACATGTTGAACTTTTGCAATCACCTTGGCTTATAGAACTAGGTGCCTtttatttgaatcttgaggGATCGGATGGTGGAGAGCTTAATGAGCTTTCTAGTCACTTTTCTTGTGATCTTGATGCAACACCACCAATAATGGCTTTGATTCTTCCTGACTCTCTAAAGATGGAATATGATCTGACTTGTGCTATATGTTTG GAGACTGTATTCAACCCATATGCTTTGAGCTGTGGTCACCTTTTCTGCAAGTCTTGTGCTTGCTCAGCTGCTTCTGTGTTTATCTTCCAAGGCCCAAAAGCTGCAGACTCAGATTCAAAGTGCCCAATATGCAGAGAG ACTGGAGTGTATGCTAAAGCAGTGCATATGTTAGAACTAGACCTGCTCCTGAAAAGAAG GTGCAGAGACTATTGGAAAGAGAGGTATACTGCAGAACGTACAGACAATATGAAGCAAACTAAGGAGTTTTGGGATTTACAAGCCAAATATGCACTGTATTGA